Proteins encoded within one genomic window of Dyadobacter chenhuakuii:
- a CDS encoding biliverdin-producing heme oxygenase, producing the protein MNEVPSFHSDQESFIQSLRKQTAVSHQKLEENHLSKMILAEKVSLTDYQNYLSAMYGVTVGCEDFVFTQIKDVFPDLDARRRSHLIIKDLQATGFSQSQIDALPVYRFSFSSLAENAGAMYVLEGSTLGGRMLYKHIHKTLGLTPENGCSYFWGYGDQTGTMWKSFISTFARFAQETGQSAEIIQGAENTFTIIDNWLDEAVIEK; encoded by the coding sequence ATGAATGAAGTGCCTAGTTTTCATTCCGATCAGGAGTCTTTTATTCAAAGTCTGAGAAAACAAACTGCGGTCAGCCACCAAAAATTAGAAGAGAATCATTTATCCAAAATGATTCTTGCTGAGAAGGTCAGCCTTACGGATTATCAAAATTATTTGTCTGCCATGTATGGGGTTACCGTGGGCTGCGAAGACTTTGTATTTACGCAGATCAAAGACGTTTTTCCCGATCTGGATGCGCGCAGACGGTCACACCTCATTATAAAGGACTTGCAGGCTACGGGTTTTTCCCAATCACAAATAGATGCATTGCCCGTTTACAGGTTCTCTTTTTCTTCTCTTGCTGAAAACGCAGGCGCTATGTATGTGCTTGAAGGCTCGACATTAGGAGGCCGAATGTTATACAAACACATTCACAAAACGCTTGGCCTGACCCCTGAAAACGGATGCTCCTACTTCTGGGGATACGGAGACCAAACCGGCACAATGTGGAAATCTTTCATCTCAACATTTGCCCGATTCGCACAAGAGACGGGGCAAAGTGCGGAAATTATACAAGGTGCTGAAAACACATTTACAATCATAGACAATTGGCTTGACGAAGCAGTAATTGAAAAGTAA
- a CDS encoding ferritin-like domain-containing protein, with translation METNENLVEVLNDLIKINNDRIDGYEKAVDEVEDIDLDLRGIFQKMANESRQNIDELSAEIRSLGGEVATGTTNSGKIYRVWMDIKATFTGHDRTSVLESCEYGEDAAQEAYDDALATDTDLPVNIRQIIANQKAELLESHNLIKKYRDLHQAVN, from the coding sequence ATGGAAACCAATGAAAATCTTGTTGAAGTACTGAACGACCTGATAAAAATTAACAACGACCGTATCGACGGTTACGAAAAAGCAGTTGACGAAGTTGAGGACATCGACCTTGACCTGAGAGGGATATTTCAAAAGATGGCGAACGAAAGCCGTCAGAATATAGATGAGCTGAGTGCCGAGATCAGATCGCTGGGCGGGGAAGTGGCAACAGGCACCACAAATTCAGGAAAAATATACAGAGTATGGATGGATATCAAAGCAACATTCACAGGCCATGACCGGACTTCGGTTCTTGAAAGCTGCGAGTATGGCGAAGATGCTGCCCAGGAAGCATATGACGACGCATTAGCAACAGACACGGATCTGCCCGTAAATATCAGACAGATCATTGCCAACCAGAAAGCGGAGTTGCTGGAGTCACACAACCTGATCAAAAAATACAGAGATTTGCATCAGGCTGTTAACTGA
- a CDS encoding ATP-binding protein: MNIKDIVNRDLVNLTNCESEPIHIPGSIQPHGFMLGVNSQTYLIDFCSENSGSYIELAPQAILGKTLSDIFPEQEAEDFKNYASKAIDSAKPFVFSFNEVPYNTTVHKSNETLVLELEPFPDGTINLPNLYNQTRTFVSIMEKTSYLHDLCQEIAAETRAITGYDRVMIYKFDAEYNGDVIAESKREDLVSFAGQKYPHTDIPAQARELYIRNPLRMIADINYTPVPILTLDDASEKTNKSLDLSLSILRSVSPIHIEYLKNMGVGATLTISLLQNQKLWGLVACHHYSAKTLPHYTRLSALLQGHFLTSQISVREVAEEFEVTQNVDRSLTEMLANLHENNQFFEEYHSSDALLKLANASGAAIFYNNKLYKNGITPVDEQLVNLFHFLADKYKSQGLATHSLSDQYPDAHAISQQAAGIVYHALPGNADGIIWMRQEKVETINWAGNPDKAVLPNEEGLRLSPRKSFERWMEVVKNQSAPWRKSELHAASGFAYALQKHINYRVIQTQEDANRALNEELKTANQELANLNWISTHDLKEPLRKIQIFASKVLDREDPDLSAQVKDSVERMRVAAEKMQNLIEDILAYSKAGNSEKVFEEIDLNAVLNNVLRELRENIEERNASIETQELPTLKVIPFQIHQLFLNLISNAIKFTESGKNPEISVKLSVVKGSDINDIISPQKDFYSIAFEDNGIGFEKEYEHRIFDVFQRLHPAHKYPGTGIGLAICKKIAENHKGFITAHSELGKGSVFTLFLPVTR; this comes from the coding sequence ATGAACATCAAAGACATCGTGAACCGCGATCTTGTCAATTTGACAAACTGCGAAAGTGAACCCATCCATATACCAGGAAGCATTCAACCGCACGGCTTTATGCTGGGCGTCAATAGCCAAACATATCTGATTGATTTTTGCAGCGAAAACAGTGGATCTTATATCGAGCTGGCCCCGCAGGCGATTTTGGGAAAGACATTGTCAGACATTTTCCCTGAACAGGAAGCCGAGGATTTTAAGAACTATGCTTCCAAAGCCATAGATTCGGCAAAACCATTCGTTTTTTCCTTTAACGAGGTGCCGTATAACACTACTGTTCATAAGAGCAATGAAACGCTTGTCCTTGAATTAGAGCCGTTTCCGGACGGGACGATTAATTTACCAAACCTTTACAATCAAACACGGACTTTCGTGTCGATTATGGAAAAGACGAGCTATCTGCACGATCTTTGCCAGGAAATAGCCGCCGAAACACGCGCTATCACGGGATACGATCGCGTGATGATTTATAAGTTCGATGCTGAATATAACGGTGATGTGATTGCGGAAAGCAAACGGGAGGATCTCGTTTCTTTTGCAGGACAAAAATATCCGCATACCGACATTCCCGCACAGGCAAGGGAGCTTTATATCCGTAACCCATTGCGGATGATCGCCGACATCAATTACACACCCGTCCCCATCCTGACCCTGGACGATGCAAGCGAGAAGACCAATAAATCGTTGGATCTGAGCCTATCTATCCTGAGAAGCGTTTCCCCTATACACATTGAATATCTGAAAAACATGGGCGTCGGCGCGACGTTGACCATTTCCCTGTTACAAAACCAGAAACTTTGGGGGTTAGTAGCTTGCCATCATTATTCAGCAAAGACATTACCACATTATACAAGGCTTTCTGCATTGCTGCAGGGGCATTTTCTTACTTCACAAATTTCGGTGAGAGAAGTCGCCGAAGAATTTGAGGTAACACAGAATGTGGACAGATCGCTGACAGAAATGCTCGCGAACCTGCACGAGAACAACCAGTTTTTTGAAGAATATCATAGTTCGGATGCGCTGCTAAAACTCGCTAATGCATCGGGTGCTGCTATTTTTTATAATAATAAACTGTATAAAAACGGCATTACGCCTGTAGATGAGCAGCTGGTTAATCTGTTCCATTTTCTTGCCGACAAATACAAATCCCAGGGCCTGGCAACCCACAGCCTGAGCGATCAATATCCGGATGCCCATGCCATTTCGCAACAAGCGGCCGGAATCGTATATCATGCATTGCCAGGAAATGCCGATGGCATTATCTGGATGCGGCAGGAGAAAGTTGAAACCATCAACTGGGCTGGAAACCCGGATAAGGCGGTGCTGCCCAACGAGGAAGGATTGCGCCTTTCGCCCCGGAAATCTTTTGAACGCTGGATGGAAGTGGTGAAAAATCAGAGTGCGCCATGGCGTAAATCGGAGCTCCATGCGGCGTCGGGATTTGCCTATGCATTACAAAAGCACATTAATTACCGCGTAATCCAAACCCAGGAGGATGCGAACCGTGCGCTGAACGAAGAACTGAAAACGGCTAACCAGGAACTGGCTAACCTCAACTGGATCAGTACGCACGATTTAAAGGAACCACTCAGAAAGATCCAGATATTTGCCTCGAAGGTGCTTGACCGGGAAGATCCGGATCTGTCTGCACAAGTGAAAGATTCGGTTGAGCGCATGCGTGTCGCAGCCGAGAAAATGCAGAATCTGATAGAAGATATCCTCGCCTACTCCAAGGCTGGTAATTCGGAGAAGGTTTTTGAAGAAATTGACTTAAATGCTGTCCTCAACAACGTGCTGCGGGAACTGCGCGAAAACATTGAAGAGCGTAATGCATCGATCGAGACACAAGAATTGCCCACATTAAAGGTGATCCCGTTTCAAATCCACCAGCTCTTCCTGAACCTGATCAGTAATGCGATCAAATTTACGGAAAGCGGCAAAAACCCGGAGATCAGCGTTAAACTGAGTGTTGTTAAAGGCAGCGATATTAACGACATCATTTCGCCGCAAAAAGACTTTTACAGCATTGCATTTGAAGATAACGGAATCGGCTTTGAAAAGGAATATGAGCACCGGATCTTCGATGTTTTCCAAAGGCTTCATCCCGCGCATAAATATCCGGGAACGGGCATTGGTCTGGCCATTTGCAAGAAGATTGCCGAAAACCACAAAGGATTTATTACCGCGCATTCAGAGCTGGGTAAAGGTTCGGTGTTTACACTTTTCCTGCCCGTAACCCGCTAA
- a CDS encoding FtsK/SpoIIIE family DNA translocase → MSVNKLRGNTQRPKTTEETSSPGFRISLDWNHIFSNPKNILAWGTFFIVLGLIMEISFLSYIITGLSDQSVIDGLGHESIRDAGRQTRNFFGVLGAVVSHFFVYRWFGVGALLLPLVPFIAGWKMAFGKELLSLTRTTKEVIFFTLWLSVMMGYVVLMSDKENTLSFVSGGIGYTINVVLFDWLKWGSVIPIIFAMFVFAVFFYDAKSAYEAWQLKNARPDIVPEAKENNVAPGSEEKVVAEERTFTSVVNDTYDDEEFEEKEPVKETVELETVSKVEVVPDVAPIIIPVAPVAPVAPAPVAPLKLELEVEDTTDHSNGQAEEAFEDEDINATVLREFGQYDPMLDLPTYQFPSIGLLNDAVDNQHEKVSQEELESNKTRIVDTLGSYGINISKIKATIGPTVTLYEIIPEAGVRISKIKNLEGDIALSLAALGIRIIAPMPGRGTIGIEVPNKNRETVFIRSVLSSDKFMKANYDLPIVLGKTISNDIHIVDLAKMPHLLMAGATGQGKSVGLNVILASLIYKKHPAELKFVLVDPKKVELTLFNKLERHFLAKLPNAEEAIITDTKKVIFTLNSLCIEMDSRYDLLKEASVRNLKEYNAKFAQRRLNPEKGHRFLPYIVLVIDELADLMMTAGKEVETPIARLAQLARAVGIHLVVATQRPSVKVITGLIKANFPARLSFRVTSSIDSRTILDMGGAEQLVGQGDMLLAINSEVIRLQCPFIDTREIEDVCEFIGAQRGYDDAYALPEYEGEDAAEGKADLNPDDFDGLLPDAARLIVTHQQGSTSLIQRKMKLGYNRAGRIMDQLELLGVVGPFTGSKARDVMFHDLSGLEEHLRVRGLL, encoded by the coding sequence ATGTCAGTAAATAAGCTAAGGGGAAATACTCAGCGCCCGAAAACAACAGAAGAAACATCCAGTCCAGGCTTTCGCATATCGTTAGATTGGAACCATATTTTTTCCAATCCAAAGAATATTTTGGCCTGGGGCACCTTTTTCATCGTGCTGGGGCTGATCATGGAAATTTCTTTCCTTTCATACATTATCACCGGCCTTTCGGACCAGAGCGTGATCGATGGCCTCGGCCATGAATCCATCCGCGACGCAGGGCGCCAGACGCGCAACTTTTTTGGCGTGCTTGGAGCAGTTGTCTCTCATTTTTTCGTGTACAGATGGTTTGGCGTAGGCGCACTTTTGCTTCCGCTTGTGCCATTCATTGCAGGCTGGAAAATGGCTTTTGGAAAGGAACTTTTATCATTGACCCGAACCACTAAGGAAGTGATTTTCTTTACATTATGGCTGAGTGTCATGATGGGCTATGTGGTGCTGATGAGCGATAAGGAAAACACATTAAGCTTTGTTTCGGGCGGCATAGGTTACACAATTAACGTCGTGCTCTTCGACTGGCTGAAATGGGGAAGTGTTATCCCGATCATTTTCGCCATGTTCGTTTTCGCTGTTTTCTTTTACGATGCGAAATCAGCCTATGAAGCCTGGCAGTTGAAAAATGCAAGACCGGACATTGTGCCCGAGGCGAAAGAAAATAATGTAGCACCCGGATCGGAGGAAAAGGTTGTGGCTGAAGAAAGAACTTTTACTTCCGTTGTCAATGATACATATGACGATGAAGAATTTGAGGAAAAAGAGCCTGTAAAAGAGACGGTTGAGTTGGAAACGGTTTCAAAAGTCGAGGTTGTTCCTGATGTTGCCCCCATTATCATTCCGGTTGCGCCTGTCGCTCCTGTGGCGCCGGCGCCGGTTGCTCCGCTGAAACTCGAACTTGAAGTGGAAGACACGACGGATCATTCCAATGGACAGGCAGAGGAAGCGTTTGAAGATGAGGACATTAATGCGACGGTTCTGCGCGAATTCGGTCAGTATGATCCGATGCTCGATCTGCCGACTTATCAGTTTCCAAGCATAGGATTGCTGAATGATGCGGTGGATAACCAGCATGAAAAAGTAAGTCAGGAAGAGCTGGAAAGTAATAAAACGAGGATTGTTGATACGCTAGGAAGTTACGGGATCAACATTTCGAAGATTAAAGCTACAATTGGGCCGACTGTAACATTATACGAAATCATTCCGGAAGCCGGGGTCAGGATTTCTAAAATCAAGAACCTGGAAGGCGACATTGCTTTGAGCCTTGCGGCGCTTGGGATCAGGATCATTGCTCCTATGCCCGGCCGGGGAACCATTGGGATTGAAGTGCCTAACAAGAACAGGGAGACTGTTTTTATCCGTTCGGTCTTGTCCAGCGACAAATTCATGAAGGCGAATTACGATTTGCCGATTGTGCTGGGTAAAACCATTTCCAACGATATCCACATCGTCGATCTGGCGAAAATGCCTCACTTACTGATGGCCGGAGCAACCGGACAAGGAAAGTCTGTGGGATTGAATGTGATCCTTGCTTCGCTGATTTATAAAAAGCATCCTGCCGAGTTGAAATTTGTGCTTGTGGATCCCAAGAAGGTTGAATTAACATTATTCAACAAGCTGGAAAGACATTTCCTGGCAAAGCTGCCTAATGCGGAAGAAGCGATCATTACCGATACCAAAAAGGTTATTTTTACATTGAATTCATTATGTATAGAAATGGATTCGCGTTACGATCTGCTCAAAGAAGCATCTGTTCGTAACCTCAAAGAATACAATGCAAAATTTGCCCAAAGGCGTTTAAATCCTGAAAAAGGCCATCGCTTCCTGCCTTACATTGTCCTGGTTATCGATGAGCTTGCCGACTTGATGATGACAGCTGGTAAGGAGGTAGAAACGCCGATTGCCCGACTTGCACAGCTTGCCCGTGCGGTGGGAATTCACCTGGTTGTTGCTACGCAACGTCCTTCTGTTAAGGTTATTACCGGTCTGATTAAGGCCAACTTCCCCGCACGTTTATCATTCCGCGTAACGTCCAGCATCGACTCCCGCACCATTCTTGATATGGGTGGCGCCGAACAGCTCGTGGGACAGGGTGATATGCTGCTGGCGATCAACTCGGAAGTGATCCGTTTACAATGTCCGTTTATCGATACGAGGGAAATTGAAGACGTCTGCGAATTTATCGGCGCACAGCGAGGCTACGATGATGCTTATGCATTGCCGGAATATGAAGGCGAAGATGCAGCCGAAGGCAAAGCCGACCTTAATCCCGACGATTTTGACGGATTACTGCCAGACGCCGCCAGGCTTATTGTCACACACCAGCAGGGGAGCACGTCGTTGATCCAGCGCAAAATGAAGCTCGGCTACAACCGCGCAGGCAGGATCATGGACCAGCTCGAATTACTGGGTGTAGTCGGTCCGTTCACCGGAAGCAAGGCGCGCGACGTCATGTTCCACGATCTGAGCGGCCTGGAAGAACATCTTCGTGTGAGAGGCTTACTCTAG
- a CDS encoding LolA family protein, giving the protein MKSFRISAYFFAAMVISGLSATSANAQGDKKSSAILEAMSSKYQKIKSFKAMFTYTPEGGKPLKGEATVKGTKFRLKMAGQEIFNDGKLMATYIKETNEVNLQDFDPTATGDLDPTKIYTAYKKGFKYAFLKEQKAGAKTLEVVELTPTKTESQVNKVQIAVNKADKSISSWTIFQKNGQEVTYTLNDFKPDVTVADSYFAFNAKQYPGVEVVDLR; this is encoded by the coding sequence ATGAAAAGTTTCAGAATAAGCGCTTATTTCTTTGCAGCAATGGTTATCTCGGGCTTGTCAGCAACATCGGCAAATGCACAGGGAGACAAAAAATCGTCGGCCATTCTGGAAGCAATGAGCAGTAAATATCAGAAGATCAAATCCTTCAAAGCAATGTTCACTTACACACCGGAAGGTGGCAAGCCGCTGAAAGGGGAAGCGACGGTGAAAGGGACAAAGTTCAGATTGAAAATGGCTGGCCAGGAGATTTTCAATGATGGAAAGCTGATGGCCACTTACATTAAAGAAACCAATGAAGTGAATCTTCAGGATTTTGATCCGACAGCCACCGGCGACCTGGATCCGACTAAAATTTACACGGCATATAAAAAGGGATTTAAATATGCTTTCTTGAAAGAACAAAAAGCAGGCGCCAAAACGCTGGAAGTGGTGGAATTAACCCCTACCAAGACAGAAAGCCAGGTGAATAAGGTGCAGATTGCAGTAAATAAGGCAGATAAGTCTATCAGCAGCTGGACGATTTTCCAGAAAAATGGTCAGGAAGTCACTTATACATTGAATGATTTCAAGCCGGACGTGACAGTTGCCGACAGTTATTTCGCATTTAATGCAAAACAATATCCCGGAGTCGAAGTTGTCGATTTAAGATAA
- a CDS encoding sulfatase family protein, with translation MRKTFSLFLNLLSLLAILCAGETAIAQTAGRPNIIFIFSDDHAYQGIGAYGNKLVKTPNIDRIAREGALLTNNIVTNSICGPSRATLLTGKYSHTNGYKRNDRTRFDTNQTLLSKTLQQSGYQTAWIGKMHLNSLPAGFDYWNVLPDQGNYYNPDFIGQPNDTTRYNGYVSDLITKFSVDWLEKRENAKPFFLIVGHKATHREWLPDLQDLGAYDNVTFPLPANFYDDYKGRTAAMQQDMSIEKTMRLKQDLKVDVDYENDYAYNRFTPEQKKVFKAYYDKVGKEVTDKKLTGKALTEWKYQRYLRDYFSVANSLDRNIGKLLDYLDKSGLAKNTVVIYASDQGFYLGEHGWFDKRFIYEESLKTPFVIRYPGVIKPGRKVEDLIVNVDWAPTVLNIAGAKIPSDIQGKSFLPLLKDEPYAKTPWRKEAYYHYYEFPEPHHVYPHFGLRTSRYKLAYFYGGADSWELFDLEKDPTEGSNIYGKPGTEKITADLKEKLKALMKEYKDEEALKILAGSKNI, from the coding sequence ATGCGTAAGACTTTTTCCCTTTTCCTAAACCTGTTATCTCTGCTTGCCATCCTCTGCGCGGGCGAAACGGCTATTGCTCAAACAGCGGGCCGTCCCAACATTATATTTATCTTTTCCGATGATCACGCTTACCAGGGCATTGGCGCCTACGGGAATAAGCTGGTCAAAACGCCTAACATTGACCGCATAGCACGAGAAGGAGCATTGCTAACCAACAACATTGTAACAAATTCGATCTGCGGGCCGAGTCGTGCCACATTACTAACCGGAAAATATAGCCATACGAACGGCTATAAAAGGAATGACCGGACCAGGTTCGATACAAATCAGACTTTGCTGTCAAAAACCCTCCAGCAAAGCGGCTACCAGACGGCCTGGATCGGAAAAATGCATTTAAACAGTCTTCCGGCCGGATTTGATTATTGGAATGTGCTGCCGGATCAGGGGAATTACTACAACCCCGATTTTATCGGACAGCCTAATGATACGACGCGTTATAACGGCTATGTGTCGGACCTGATCACGAAATTTTCCGTTGACTGGCTCGAAAAACGGGAAAATGCCAAACCATTTTTCCTGATCGTGGGGCACAAAGCTACACACCGTGAATGGCTTCCTGACTTGCAGGACCTGGGCGCGTACGACAATGTCACATTCCCTCTTCCAGCTAATTTTTATGACGATTACAAAGGCCGGACGGCAGCGATGCAGCAGGATATGAGCATTGAAAAAACGATGCGGTTGAAGCAGGACCTGAAAGTGGATGTGGATTATGAGAATGATTATGCATACAATCGCTTCACGCCCGAACAAAAAAAGGTTTTCAAAGCATATTATGATAAAGTCGGAAAGGAAGTAACCGACAAAAAGCTGACGGGTAAAGCATTAACCGAGTGGAAATATCAGCGTTACCTGAGGGATTATTTCTCAGTGGCCAATTCGCTGGACAGGAACATTGGAAAGCTGCTGGATTACCTGGATAAATCAGGCCTGGCAAAAAACACGGTTGTCATTTATGCTTCCGATCAGGGTTTTTATCTGGGTGAGCACGGCTGGTTTGACAAGCGTTTCATTTATGAGGAATCGCTTAAAACGCCTTTTGTGATTCGTTATCCGGGTGTGATCAAGCCGGGCAGGAAAGTAGAAGATCTGATCGTAAATGTAGACTGGGCCCCGACAGTGCTGAACATTGCCGGTGCAAAAATCCCGTCCGACATTCAGGGAAAATCGTTTTTACCATTATTAAAAGACGAACCCTATGCAAAAACGCCCTGGCGGAAAGAAGCATATTACCATTATTACGAATTCCCCGAGCCGCACCATGTTTACCCTCATTTCGGGCTGCGTACAAGCCGGTACAAACTGGCCTATTTCTACGGCGGAGCAGATTCATGGGAATTGTTTGATCTGGAAAAAGATCCCACAGAAGGTTCCAATATTTACGGAAAGCCAGGCACGGAGAAGATTACCGCGGATCTGAAAGAAAAGCTGAAAGCGCTCATGAAAGAATACAAGGACGAAGAAGCGCTGAAAATATTAGCCGGAAGCAAAAACATTTAA
- a CDS encoding lipid A deacylase LpxR family protein, with protein sequence MMRYFKIFILASFFIPKPGSAQRIDQTASFRNVAGDKYVRLHYDNDFFAKSDYYYTQGYSFEVVTPGLSKNPLNKLLLQKGRSTHYGLAFEHYGFTPTSISSDAILYNDRPFAGAIMLKSFRISVDTASKTRMVAILSTGMIGPAAFAGKMQQKIHSWTGDRDPKGWQYQIKNDMVLNYEIQFQKQVFNFKNAVALNTETQVQIGTLNNKAQAGFTLRLGKFDSPFKDAPVQLARNLQFYIYNQPLIGFNAYDATLQGGLFSSHNPYTLKGSQMNRVTFQDNFGLVIQCWRIYLEYYQSFLTKEFQTGMDHRWGGIKVGFLL encoded by the coding sequence ATGATGCGATATTTCAAAATATTTATTCTTGCCTCTTTTTTTATTCCAAAACCCGGCTCAGCCCAGCGCATTGATCAAACGGCCTCGTTCCGGAATGTAGCAGGCGATAAATACGTCCGGCTGCATTATGACAATGATTTCTTTGCCAAAAGCGATTATTATTACACGCAGGGTTACAGCTTTGAAGTTGTCACACCAGGGTTAAGCAAGAATCCACTCAACAAACTTTTACTTCAAAAAGGCCGGTCCACACATTATGGGCTGGCTTTTGAACATTATGGCTTTACGCCAACAAGCATTTCGAGCGATGCAATTTTATACAATGACCGTCCGTTTGCAGGAGCAATAATGCTCAAATCTTTCCGCATCTCAGTAGACACCGCCAGTAAAACGCGTATGGTGGCTATTCTTAGTACGGGGATGATCGGGCCAGCAGCCTTTGCAGGAAAAATGCAGCAGAAAATACATTCATGGACAGGTGACCGCGATCCCAAAGGCTGGCAATATCAGATCAAAAACGATATGGTGCTTAATTACGAGATTCAGTTTCAAAAGCAGGTATTTAATTTCAAAAACGCCGTTGCTTTGAATACGGAAACGCAAGTGCAGATCGGGACATTAAATAATAAAGCGCAGGCCGGATTCACTTTGCGACTTGGAAAATTCGACTCACCATTCAAAGACGCGCCTGTGCAATTGGCCCGGAACTTGCAATTTTACATTTACAATCAGCCATTGATCGGCTTCAATGCCTATGACGCAACATTGCAGGGCGGCTTGTTCTCTTCGCACAACCCCTATACATTAAAAGGTTCGCAAATGAACCGCGTGACTTTTCAGGATAATTTTGGCTTAGTAATCCAATGCTGGCGCATTTACCTTGAATACTATCAATCATTCCTGACCAAGGAATTTCAAACAGGAATGGACCATCGCTGGGGAGGGATCAAGGTGGGCTTTTTACTCTGA
- a CDS encoding DNA topoisomerase IB, whose translation MSVAVAVGTLTEAPVITAKQIKKLRKDPALTAAAAGLNYIQSGNAPGFLRKGKSPRFYYVDKNGNRAKDKEQIKRIKSLVLPPAWREVWISEDPEAHLQATGIDEAGRKQYRYHPHWNLIRNQTKYYRLLTFSEALPLLREQVEHDLRKHNFDLNKSIALVIKLMDKTCMRVGNQRYKLKHGSSGITTLDARCATVKGSTIRFMFTGKKGVKQDITLRDTQLARLVKQYKEMPGKRLFQYTQENGGRCSLNAGQVNDYIRKYTGSNFSAKDFRTWMGTVTAFEYLSHQEKSETQRQLTRTLNTCLDVVAAHLGNTRTVCKKYYVHPAVFRAYENGKIQRFLNKQVEEMKLFTPSEQHVKSLLAHQV comes from the coding sequence ATGTCGGTAGCCGTAGCAGTTGGGACGTTGACGGAAGCTCCCGTCATCACTGCAAAACAAATTAAAAAATTAAGAAAAGATCCTGCCCTTACAGCCGCTGCGGCAGGGTTAAATTATATTCAGTCTGGCAATGCGCCCGGTTTTCTGCGAAAAGGGAAATCCCCGCGTTTTTATTATGTAGATAAAAACGGTAACAGGGCAAAGGACAAAGAACAGATCAAAAGGATCAAATCGCTGGTGTTGCCACCGGCATGGCGGGAAGTGTGGATCAGTGAAGACCCGGAAGCGCATCTTCAGGCGACGGGCATTGATGAAGCTGGCCGCAAGCAATACCGCTATCATCCGCATTGGAACCTGATCCGGAATCAAACCAAATACTATCGCCTGCTGACATTCTCGGAAGCACTTCCTTTGCTCAGGGAACAGGTGGAACACGATCTTCGCAAGCATAATTTTGACCTGAACAAGTCCATCGCCCTGGTCATCAAGCTTATGGACAAAACCTGTATGCGGGTGGGTAACCAGCGTTATAAGTTGAAGCACGGTTCTTCGGGCATCACAACACTTGACGCGCGATGCGCAACGGTGAAAGGCAGCACAATCCGGTTTATGTTTACAGGAAAAAAAGGCGTTAAGCAAGACATTACACTGAGGGACACGCAACTGGCAAGACTGGTAAAACAATACAAGGAAATGCCCGGAAAACGGCTCTTTCAATACACCCAGGAAAATGGCGGTCGCTGCTCGCTTAATGCAGGCCAGGTGAATGACTACATTCGAAAATACACGGGTTCTAATTTCTCCGCAAAAGATTTCAGGACCTGGATGGGCACCGTCACTGCATTCGAGTATCTGAGCCATCAGGAAAAATCCGAAACCCAGCGGCAGCTTACCAGGACATTAAACACTTGTCTGGACGTGGTGGCGGCACATTTGGGAAATACCCGGACGGTATGTAAAAAATATTACGTCCATCCGGCGGTTTTCCGGGCTTATGAAAACGGAAAAATCCAAAGGTTCCTTAACAAGCAGGTGGAGGAAATGAAGCTCTTCACCCCGAGTGAGCAACACGTAAAGTCGTTGCTGGCGCATCAGGTCTAA
- a CDS encoding DUF4142 domain-containing protein: MKKIILSGMMFAALATFSACNSNKAEDSKEVAEEQNDAKLDDTKLEDDSEFAVAAADGGMLEVQLGELAQTNAASADVKKFGKDMATEHGKANEELKALAQQKNITLPMSVSDDKQKKIDELSKKKGAEFDKDYISFMVDDHKEDISEFEEAASDAKDAEVKAWAAGKVPTLKHHLEMAQGIKDKMK, encoded by the coding sequence ATGAAAAAGATAATATTAAGCGGGATGATGTTTGCAGCATTGGCAACATTTTCTGCATGTAACTCAAATAAGGCTGAGGATAGTAAAGAAGTTGCTGAAGAGCAAAATGACGCAAAACTTGACGATACAAAGCTGGAAGATGATTCAGAATTCGCAGTTGCTGCTGCTGACGGTGGTATGCTGGAAGTACAGCTGGGCGAATTGGCCCAAACCAATGCAGCTAGCGCAGACGTGAAAAAATTTGGTAAGGATATGGCTACCGAGCATGGAAAAGCCAATGAAGAGTTGAAAGCCCTTGCTCAGCAAAAAAACATTACCTTGCCAATGTCGGTAAGCGACGACAAGCAGAAAAAAATAGATGAGTTGTCGAAGAAAAAAGGCGCTGAATTCGATAAAGACTACATTTCCTTCATGGTGGATGACCACAAAGAGGATATCAGCGAGTTTGAAGAAGCAGCAAGCGATGCCAAAGATGCGGAGGTGAAAGCCTGGGCAGCTGGCAAAGTGCCAACATTGAAACACCATTTGGAAATGGCACAAGGCATCAAGGATAAGATGAAATAA